The following coding sequences are from one Vicugna pacos chromosome 19, VicPac4, whole genome shotgun sequence window:
- the C19H20orf202 gene encoding uncharacterized protein C20orf202 homolog, translating to MKTAEEPTSSLGQTLEWLRKELAEMQVQDQRLLLTLRHLHSVLEELRAESAHWEDARSSGGTSPIRARAGSEGRGRQPSSFRALAHLFQGVDSRRSSLP from the exons ATGAAAACAGCAGAAGAGCCGACTTCAAGTCTTGGGCAGACCCTGGAGTGGCTGAGAAAGGAGCTG GCTGAGATGCAGGTCCAAGACCAGAGACTCCTGCTCACGCTGAGGCATCTTCACAGTGTCCTGGAGGAGCTGCGTGCAGAGAGTGCTCACTGGGAGGACGCCAGGTCCAGTGGAGGGACCTCCCCCATCAGAGCTCGAGCAGGCTCTGAAGGCAGGGGCCGCCAGccctcctccttcagggccctgGCCCATCTCTTCCAAGGGGTAGACAGCAGACGCAGCTCCCTCCCTTAA